A window of the Plasmodium vivax chromosome 12, whole genome shotgun sequence genome harbors these coding sequences:
- a CDS encoding hypothetical protein (encoded by transcript PVX_116610A), translating into MSTQKGDEQMRGEGVQPRPEKRDDVAAQAQGGEADQNDRSGRSGKSDQDDQDSDAYAILADQPEKEKKTLKGKIIELENTINTKIVQLQKELNETKENRQTQDDFNFADILKEFKEEITQKINQVTQAIEKKVEEQNLKHAKLFSILVSLKNENFTISKSISLLNDKIHMIEGEIGE; encoded by the coding sequence ATGAGCACGCAGAAGGGAGACGAGCAGATGCGCGGGGAGGGGGTGCAGCCCAGGCCAGAGAAGAGGGATGACGTGGCGGCACAAGcacaggggggagaggccGACCAAAACGACAGAAGCGGCAGAAGCGGCAAAAGCGACCAAGACGACCAAGACAGCGATGCCTATGCCATCTTGGCCGACCAAccggaaaaagaaaaaaaaacactcaaggggaaaataatagAATTAGAAAATACCATAAACACAAAAATTGTGCAGCTGCAAAAGGAGCTAAATGAAACGAAGGAGAACCGACAGACACAAGACGACTTTAACTTCGCAGACAtcttaaaagaatttaaagaagaaataacTCAGAAGATAAATCAAGTGACCCAGGCAATAGAAAAGAAGGTAGAGGagcaaaatttaaaacatgCCAAACTGTTTAGCATCCTCGTttctcttaaaaatgaaaactttACCATTAGCAAGTCGATTTCTCTGCTGAACGATAAGATCCATATGATCGAGGGGGAGATAGGCGAGTGA